From Anaerohalosphaera lusitana, one genomic window encodes:
- a CDS encoding type II secretion system protein, with product MISVKRRLSIAGGLKRIEGRGLQGFTLLELVVVVAIISLLLSISLPAIGRVRQCAQNLKNISNQRTVLGAANLFTADYDGDYPKSVATIGKDSFWNWNDPRMMKSSDYISGRKHNSISEYLSDYVESSEPFTSPLSPSKHRYMEDAWEQGDSWDNPDTPSDLDLLIGQYCFYWDYEGLVSRAGRRFIGPSRQAGGGGQSDILVSDYLGFGNWRTPDSLASSRSFDDASVCPEDTTCGAYWFKNGAASMDDLDISISAGFTDGHVESFPANEMVPMWVIMIRPDTVYPLGVGPGVFYLPRKAVE from the coding sequence TTGATTTCTGTCAAGCGGAGGCTCTCAATAGCAGGCGGACTTAAAAGAATTGAAGGTAGGGGGCTGCAGGGTTTTACGTTGCTGGAGCTGGTAGTGGTGGTCGCCATTATCTCTTTGCTTCTCAGCATTTCGTTGCCCGCAATAGGCAGGGTTCGGCAATGCGCACAGAATCTCAAGAATATTTCCAACCAGCGAACGGTCCTGGGGGCTGCAAATCTCTTCACCGCCGATTATGACGGTGACTATCCCAAGTCAGTTGCAACCATAGGTAAGGACTCGTTCTGGAACTGGAACGATCCGCGTATGATGAAATCTTCGGATTATATCTCCGGTCGCAAACACAATTCCATCAGCGAGTATCTCAGCGACTATGTGGAAAGTTCCGAACCTTTCACCAGCCCGCTTTCACCCTCTAAACATCGCTATATGGAGGATGCGTGGGAGCAGGGAGATTCATGGGATAATCCGGACACGCCATCTGATCTTGACCTGCTGATCGGCCAGTATTGTTTCTACTGGGATTACGAAGGACTCGTCTCGCGAGCGGGCCGCAGGTTTATTGGCCCCTCAAGACAGGCCGGGGGCGGCGGCCAAAGCGATATTCTCGTAAGCGACTACCTTGGATTCGGCAACTGGCGAACTCCGGATTCACTCGCAAGCAGCCGGTCATTCGACGATGCTTCAGTATGTCCCGAGGACACAACCTGCGGAGCCTACTGGTTCAAAAATGGTGCAGCCTCCATGGACGATCTGGATATAAGTATCTCCGCGGGCTTCACCGACGGCCACGTTGAGTCTTTTCCCGCCAATGAAATGGTCCCAATGTGGGTCATCATGATCAGACCCGACACTGTTTATCCACTAGGAGTCGGGCCGGGCGTCTTTTACCTGCCTCGCAAGGCTGTAGAATAG
- the typA gene encoding translational GTPase TypA, which translates to MSIQKLRNVAIIAHVDHGKTSLVDQLLYQSGMFRDSELDKLAGGQHGLVMDSNPLERERGITILSKNCAIDYTDTDSNEYKINIVDTPGHADFGGEVERVLKMADGVLLVVDAFEGPMPQTRFVVQKALQHDLQPILIVNKADRPDARPDDVVNEVFDLLVSLDAHDDALDFPIIFASAKEGWARTDMHDGNDNMKPVYDCIINNVPHPKAQDDAPLQMLVTTLDYSEYVGKIAIGKVFAGRINRGQALTVIDKEGVHTRQKVVQLYQFHGLGKKTCDFAEAGDICAVAGLDPVDIGNTIACPDEPSALPIISVDEPTMNMTFRVNDGPFAGKEGKYVTSRQIKERLDKELQTNVALRVEPGQTGEEFMVSGRGLMHLGILLENMRREGYEICVGKPNVIFREREGIKQEPLELLTIDCPMDCQNSVMSLLGDRRSEMLNMESKSGASDFVHMEFLIPARGLFGLHARLLTATQGRAIMHHTFERYGPMRGSIPQRQAGVMIATDTGPVTAYALDSLFERGVFFVKPGDQVYGGQVVGEHCKDDDCLVNVTKTKQLTNVRASSKDDASRVKPPRVMSLEATLEYIQDDELVEICPKSIRIRKRLLKEADRRRAARKK; encoded by the coding sequence ATGTCCATTCAAAAACTTCGCAACGTAGCGATTATCGCGCACGTTGACCACGGCAAGACTTCGCTTGTCGACCAACTATTGTATCAATCCGGCATGTTCAGAGACTCCGAGCTTGACAAGCTCGCAGGCGGGCAGCACGGGCTGGTCATGGATTCGAATCCTCTTGAACGCGAACGGGGTATTACAATACTCAGCAAGAACTGCGCTATCGATTACACGGATACCGACAGCAACGAATACAAGATAAATATCGTGGACACACCTGGGCACGCCGACTTCGGCGGTGAAGTCGAACGTGTGCTCAAGATGGCGGACGGTGTACTGTTGGTCGTGGATGCGTTTGAAGGGCCCATGCCACAGACGCGTTTCGTTGTACAGAAAGCCCTGCAGCACGATTTGCAGCCCATACTGATCGTCAACAAGGCTGACAGACCCGATGCGAGGCCTGATGATGTGGTCAATGAGGTATTTGACCTGCTGGTATCGCTCGATGCGCACGACGATGCTTTGGATTTTCCGATCATATTCGCATCGGCAAAAGAGGGGTGGGCAAGGACGGATATGCATGACGGCAACGACAATATGAAGCCGGTTTATGACTGCATCATTAACAATGTACCGCACCCTAAAGCCCAGGACGATGCACCACTGCAGATGCTGGTGACCACACTGGACTACAGCGAATATGTGGGCAAGATAGCTATCGGGAAGGTTTTCGCGGGACGCATTAACCGGGGGCAGGCACTTACCGTCATCGACAAGGAAGGCGTGCACACCCGTCAGAAAGTCGTTCAGCTCTATCAGTTCCACGGTCTTGGCAAGAAAACCTGTGATTTCGCTGAAGCGGGCGATATTTGTGCAGTTGCGGGGCTGGATCCGGTGGACATCGGCAACACGATAGCATGTCCGGACGAACCTAGTGCCCTGCCGATCATATCTGTCGACGAACCTACCATGAACATGACCTTCCGTGTCAATGACGGTCCATTTGCCGGCAAAGAAGGCAAATATGTTACCAGTCGCCAGATTAAGGAACGCCTTGACAAGGAGCTGCAGACGAATGTGGCTCTGCGAGTAGAGCCGGGGCAGACCGGTGAGGAGTTTATGGTATCGGGGCGAGGGCTGATGCACCTGGGCATTCTGCTGGAGAATATGCGGCGTGAAGGTTACGAGATTTGCGTGGGCAAGCCCAACGTGATTTTCCGCGAAAGGGAGGGCATCAAGCAGGAACCGCTGGAGCTGCTGACCATTGACTGCCCGATGGATTGCCAGAACTCCGTGATGAGTCTTCTTGGTGACCGCCGCAGTGAAATGCTCAATATGGAATCGAAAAGCGGTGCGAGTGATTTCGTTCATATGGAATTCCTTATTCCGGCGAGAGGACTGTTCGGGCTGCATGCCAGACTTCTAACCGCAACTCAGGGCAGAGCGATCATGCATCACACGTTCGAACGTTACGGCCCTATGCGGGGTTCCATCCCGCAGAGACAGGCGGGGGTGATGATAGCAACTGATACTGGGCCCGTAACCGCGTATGCGCTGGATTCGCTTTTTGAAAGAGGCGTTTTCTTCGTGAAGCCAGGTGACCAGGTCTACGGAGGTCAAGTAGTCGGTGAACACTGTAAGGATGATGACTGCCTGGTAAATGTTACCAAAACAAAACAGCTCACAAATGTCCGTGCATCGAGCAAAGATGATGCAAGCCGAGTCAAGCCTCCGCGCGTTATGAGCCTGGAAGCTACGCTGGAATATATTCAGGACGATGAACTTGTTGAAATCTGTCCCAAATCCATTAGAATACGCAAAAGATTGCTCAAGGAAGCGGACCGCCGGCGGGCTGCCAGGAAGAAATAG
- a CDS encoding right-handed parallel beta-helix repeat-containing protein, which yields MLSLGITGLSLMLLAGGAAHAKWYDPIKVEGIGYDSLRAADFSAALSKDRHTMYFSAADQMGEYRLFRATRLETHGDWDTVEQIMTGQSAVRHPWLSPDGSIMYYDRETVESGARVLRLAEYDSQSGTWSESNTLSEIHQDGANDICPSLTDDMLRIYFASDRDNASGVYDIWTAGRVSADQPFSSPQKLSISGVHPNCFSPYVSGDGLKLYYSAKDSSSSDWDLWIAERPSLTEPFSPRRLGVGSSQYDERSPFVTPDEGLMLYGDERGLWSIKHRSTLHVDTSAGSDLNSGETKGNAFKTIQKAIEEAENGDTVLVWPGEYSETVDFLGKAITVKAAGDPPVISSPGSVAVWFFHGEGRDSKISNFIVKGSSYGVFCLSSSPTINNLTIVNNDTGIWAAEGADPLVENCILWDNVSADIYGAECSYSCTEDAVTGLGNINEYPLFADPAKQDFHLLSEAGRFLPADPNSYGWQTPQFHPEFNDEYGNAATEPCFTDDGLTVVFHRYVESLQKTCLFEARRSDVDQTFEEPELISELSQMFYSSKASWISNDKLRMYFNSRDTVYDNSFITMAVRDNVDSPWRVERQLGELHENGASAASASLSEDELIIVFKTYRSDPWATDLWIADRNSTDEPFSSLRALDQFNTNRGEGSPCLSADGLTLYFSRATDDGAVIIKAMRSSRYEAFADGKVVAFPGYESFRARGTQVDQLRKRMWFCVHGTGIYSVDFNEGIWTNDAETSPGIDAGDPAVWPEVEPAPNGGRINMGAYGATSYASKSLLDCWTVADLNCDGIVNWADHRPYSSGYGITEVEALAENWLNTAAWYPNN from the coding sequence TTGCTCAGTTTAGGCATTACGGGCCTCAGCCTGATGCTGCTGGCCGGGGGTGCTGCACACGCCAAATGGTATGATCCGATAAAGGTTGAGGGCATCGGTTATGACTCACTGAGAGCAGCCGATTTTTCAGCGGCGCTTTCGAAGGACAGACACACCATGTATTTCAGCGCAGCAGATCAGATGGGTGAATATCGTCTTTTCCGCGCAACTCGACTTGAGACTCACGGAGATTGGGATACGGTCGAGCAGATCATGACCGGCCAATCGGCTGTGAGACATCCGTGGCTCTCGCCGGACGGCAGCATTATGTACTATGACAGAGAAACCGTCGAAAGCGGTGCCAGGGTTTTGCGATTGGCTGAGTATGACTCTCAGAGCGGAACCTGGAGTGAGTCAAATACACTTTCTGAAATTCACCAGGACGGAGCCAATGACATTTGTCCATCGCTTACGGATGATATGCTTCGGATCTACTTTGCTTCGGACAGGGACAATGCATCAGGTGTATACGATATATGGACCGCTGGCAGAGTCTCTGCCGACCAGCCCTTCTCTTCACCGCAAAAGCTGAGCATCTCGGGCGTGCATCCCAACTGTTTTTCACCTTATGTAAGCGGCGACGGTTTAAAGCTGTACTATTCTGCTAAGGACAGCAGCAGTTCGGATTGGGACCTGTGGATTGCTGAGAGACCCTCATTGACCGAGCCATTTTCACCGAGACGTCTGGGAGTTGGAAGTTCGCAGTATGACGAACGTTCCCCATTCGTAACCCCTGATGAAGGGTTGATGCTTTACGGCGACGAGCGTGGTCTCTGGTCGATAAAGCATCGCAGCACTTTGCATGTGGACACGTCAGCCGGCAGTGATCTAAACAGCGGCGAAACGAAGGGAAATGCCTTCAAAACAATACAAAAGGCCATAGAAGAGGCTGAAAACGGCGACACAGTTTTAGTTTGGCCGGGCGAATATTCCGAGACAGTGGATTTTCTCGGCAAGGCGATAACAGTAAAAGCAGCCGGCGACCCGCCGGTTATTTCATCTCCCGGCTCAGTGGCGGTCTGGTTCTTCCATGGCGAAGGCAGGGATTCCAAAATCAGCAATTTTATTGTGAAAGGCAGTTCATACGGAGTCTTCTGTCTGAGCAGCAGCCCGACTATAAACAATCTGACTATCGTGAACAACGACACCGGTATCTGGGCCGCAGAAGGGGCGGATCCGCTTGTGGAAAACTGCATTCTCTGGGACAATGTAAGTGCAGACATCTACGGCGCAGAATGTTCGTATTCATGCACCGAAGATGCCGTCACCGGCTTAGGAAATATAAATGAGTACCCGCTGTTCGCCGATCCCGCGAAGCAAGATTTTCACTTGCTGTCCGAGGCCGGACGTTTCCTGCCGGCGGACCCGAACAGCTACGGCTGGCAGACACCCCAATTCCACCCTGAATTCAATGACGAATACGGTAATGCTGCCACTGAACCTTGTTTCACAGATGACGGTCTAACTGTTGTGTTTCATCGTTATGTGGAATCTCTGCAAAAAACCTGCCTTTTTGAGGCGCGTAGATCGGACGTTGATCAGACATTTGAAGAGCCCGAACTTATTTCCGAACTAAGTCAAATGTTTTATTCTTCGAAAGCGTCCTGGATATCGAATGATAAACTTCGAATGTATTTCAATTCTCGTGATACCGTTTATGATAATTCATTTATAACGATGGCAGTCAGAGATAATGTCGATTCGCCTTGGAGGGTTGAGAGGCAACTCGGGGAACTGCACGAAAATGGTGCAAGTGCTGCATCAGCTTCCCTTTCAGAAGATGAATTGATCATAGTGTTCAAAACCTACAGGTCTGACCCATGGGCGACGGATTTATGGATCGCCGATAGGAATTCAACCGATGAACCCTTTTCCAGTTTAAGAGCCCTGGATCAGTTCAATACCAATAGGGGGGAAGGGTCACCTTGCTTGTCTGCAGATGGCCTTACACTCTATTTTAGTAGAGCTACTGATGATGGAGCTGTAATAATTAAGGCAATGCGATCAAGCCGGTATGAGGCTTTTGCAGATGGCAAGGTTGTTGCATTTCCTGGGTATGAGTCTTTCCGTGCTAGAGGAACGCAGGTGGATCAATTGCGAAAGAGAATGTGGTTTTGCGTCCATGGCACAGGTATTTACTCTGTCGATTTCAATGAGGGAATCTGGACTAACGATGCCGAAACCAGTCCCGGCATCGATGCCGGGGATCCTGCCGTCTGGCCGGAAGTGGAGCCTGCACCAAATGGTGGTAGAATAAACATGGGGGCGTATGGAGCGACCAGCTACGCCAGTAAGTCCCTTCTGGATTGCTGGACGGTTGCGGATCTAAACTGTGACGGCATCGTAAACTGGGCCGACCACAGACCGTATAGCAGCGGATATGGGATAACTGAAGTTGAGGCTCTGGCAGAGAACTGGCTCAATACTGCGGCATGGTACCCAAATAACTGA
- a CDS encoding MalY/PatB family protein, translating into MDSVFDKVVDRSCSSSLKWDRYKGRDIIPMWVADMDFEAPPAVIQALHTRVDHGVFGYTLPPAELTNTILEYLADEFSWQIEPGWIVWLPGLVTGINVASRSTGESGNEIITFTPAYPPFLDAPGLSDRKNVTVPLVIQDGRYSFDEQNLKQAITPRTSLLNLCSPHNPTGRVWDKNELEKIAEICLSNDVVICSDEIHNGLVLDDVKHIPTATLSEEVAQKTITLMAPSKTFNIAGLGCSFAIIPNESLRRRFLHVMEGIVPHVNALAYTSALAAYRDSGQWRKDLLEYLRSNRDLVLDFVNERIPELSAENIEATYLAWIDARSLGPDDPARFFAEHGVGLLDGKEFGAEGFVRLNFGCPRRTLMQGLTRMQTAVSRV; encoded by the coding sequence ATGGATTCAGTTTTTGATAAAGTTGTTGATCGAAGCTGCTCGTCAAGTCTCAAGTGGGATCGATACAAAGGGCGTGATATAATACCCATGTGGGTGGCGGACATGGATTTTGAGGCGCCGCCGGCTGTGATCCAGGCATTACATACCAGGGTGGATCATGGTGTTTTTGGCTACACCTTGCCGCCCGCAGAGCTCACCAATACGATCCTGGAATATCTGGCAGATGAATTCAGTTGGCAGATCGAGCCCGGCTGGATCGTTTGGCTGCCGGGCCTGGTCACCGGCATAAATGTCGCCTCCAGATCAACCGGCGAGTCCGGCAACGAAATAATCACGTTCACACCTGCCTATCCGCCTTTCCTGGACGCGCCGGGCTTAAGCGACCGCAAGAATGTGACTGTTCCGCTTGTGATTCAGGACGGCCGTTACTCTTTCGATGAACAAAATTTAAAGCAAGCCATCACACCGCGAACCAGCCTCCTTAATCTCTGCAGCCCCCATAACCCTACAGGCCGCGTTTGGGACAAAAATGAGCTCGAAAAAATCGCAGAAATATGCCTCAGTAATGACGTCGTGATCTGCTCAGATGAGATCCATAACGGCCTTGTTCTGGACGATGTAAAACACATACCGACCGCAACTCTGTCTGAAGAAGTCGCGCAAAAAACAATAACCCTGATGGCACCAAGCAAGACATTCAACATTGCCGGCCTCGGATGCTCGTTCGCGATAATACCAAATGAATCGTTACGCCGGCGATTCCTGCACGTTATGGAGGGCATCGTACCCCACGTCAACGCCCTGGCATACACCTCCGCACTGGCAGCGTACAGAGACAGCGGACAGTGGCGAAAAGATTTGCTCGAATACCTGCGATCCAACAGGGACCTCGTTCTGGATTTCGTAAACGAACGCATCCCGGAACTCAGCGCTGAGAATATCGAAGCGACCTACCTCGCCTGGATCGACGCAAGAAGCCTGGGCCCGGATGATCCCGCCCGTTTTTTTGCCGAACATGGCGTAGGACTCTTGGACGGAAAAGAATTCGGTGCCGAAGGTTTCGTAAGGCTGAATTTTGGATGTCCGCGCAGGACCCTCATGCAGGGCCTAACAAGAATGCAGACAGCGGTTTCGCGTGTATAA
- a CDS encoding sugar porter family MFS transporter, which yields MERKNMKVNGILLRSSIVAALGGLLFGFDTAVISGTVDHLEKVFQVEGFWLGFTVASALIGTIFGAMFAGNPADRFGRRNTLFILALLYFVSALGSAFAWNWWSFIIFRFIGGLGVGGSSVVAPMYIAEISPAKLRGRLVAVVQFNIVLGILLAFLSNYIVAALVADAVEWRWMFGVEAVPAAAYFFLLFGNPLSPRWLVGQGKSDKARGVLESIGVDEGKSTEDELRDIQVSLERENMQEKEGFLTFKWEQGMNPKYAIPVMLAVLIAMFNQLSGINAVLYYAPNVFKLAGADRNASLLSSVGLGLTNLIFTMLAMLVIDRFGRKKLMLVGSIGYIISLAAVAVTFHMNGNFSAAAETATGVTTSSVIVLVSLAVFIASHAFGQGAVIWVFISEIFPNKVRAKGQSLGALTHWIMAAVISWTFPMFADTLGGTATFSFYGGMMVLQLLWVLFIMPETKDVPLEQIEQKLGIVSAEQTSSAASEPDELRA from the coding sequence ATGGAGAGAAAGAATATGAAAGTAAACGGAATTTTACTCAGGAGTTCCATCGTCGCGGCGTTGGGCGGGCTGTTGTTCGGGTTTGACACGGCTGTGATATCAGGTACGGTGGATCACCTGGAAAAAGTCTTCCAGGTCGAGGGTTTCTGGCTAGGCTTTACGGTGGCCAGTGCTTTGATCGGAACGATTTTCGGAGCGATGTTTGCGGGCAACCCGGCAGACAGGTTCGGTCGCCGTAACACGCTTTTTATCCTGGCACTTCTGTACTTCGTATCGGCACTGGGCAGTGCCTTCGCGTGGAACTGGTGGTCGTTTATCATATTCCGGTTCATCGGAGGCCTCGGCGTTGGCGGATCATCGGTGGTAGCTCCCATGTACATCGCGGAGATATCTCCTGCAAAGCTGCGGGGCAGACTTGTGGCTGTGGTGCAGTTCAACATCGTTCTGGGTATTCTGCTGGCGTTCTTGTCAAACTATATCGTCGCTGCGCTGGTGGCGGATGCTGTGGAATGGCGATGGATGTTCGGAGTTGAGGCGGTACCTGCTGCGGCATATTTCTTCCTGCTCTTCGGCAACCCGCTGAGTCCCCGATGGCTCGTCGGACAGGGAAAGAGTGATAAGGCTCGCGGGGTTCTCGAATCGATAGGCGTGGACGAGGGTAAGTCGACAGAGGACGAACTGAGGGATATACAGGTATCGCTTGAACGAGAAAACATGCAGGAGAAGGAAGGCTTTTTGACTTTCAAGTGGGAACAGGGCATGAACCCGAAGTATGCGATACCGGTCATGCTGGCTGTGCTGATCGCGATGTTCAATCAGCTCTCGGGCATAAACGCGGTGCTGTATTATGCGCCTAATGTGTTCAAGCTTGCAGGTGCGGACAGGAACGCGTCGCTGTTGAGCAGTGTGGGGCTGGGGTTGACGAATCTGATCTTCACGATGCTTGCGATGCTCGTGATCGACCGTTTCGGACGCAAGAAGCTGATGCTTGTCGGCTCGATCGGCTACATCATAAGCCTTGCCGCGGTCGCTGTGACTTTCCACATGAACGGCAATTTCTCGGCAGCGGCTGAGACGGCCACAGGTGTGACGACGAGCTCGGTGATCGTCCTGGTCTCACTGGCGGTGTTTATCGCATCGCACGCCTTCGGACAGGGTGCGGTCATATGGGTGTTTATCAGTGAGATATTCCCGAACAAGGTGCGGGCGAAAGGACAGTCGCTTGGGGCGTTGACGCACTGGATAATGGCGGCGGTGATCTCGTGGACGTTTCCGATGTTCGCCGATACGCTGGGCGGAACTGCGACTTTTTCATTCTATGGAGGTATGATGGTGCTGCAGTTGCTGTGGGTACTGTTCATAATGCCCGAGACGAAGGATGTGCCGCTGGAGCAGATCGAGCAGAAGCTGGGTATTGTGAGTGCGGAGCAAACTTCCTCGGCCGCCAGCGAACCGGATGAGTTGAGGGCATGA
- a CDS encoding carbohydrate kinase family protein produces the protein MYKSSETSHVIVGAGEILWDMLPGGKRLGGAPANVAFHAHAMGAVSYILSAAGDDKLGSEIRDKLSQLGVGLEYLSTNEYPTGTVDVELDVNGTAEYIITENTAWDFISWQDGFEELAGRCNAVCFGSLAQRSPVSRATIRRFLQHTAKDCLKVFDINLRQSFYSAEIIEESLAAANILKLNDGELEVISEMLGIHGDQESRLNQILKKYQLHFVALTRDSKGSIMLSSDEVSYCPGFPVDVKDTIGAGDAFTASTIVSRLQGLSLDETNILANRVAGFVCGRAGATPQLPAELTGGFKRTHSERAKIELKSKRGRDDELLTKKRG, from the coding sequence ATGTACAAGAGCTCAGAGACCTCACACGTGATCGTAGGAGCAGGCGAAATACTTTGGGATATGCTCCCCGGCGGCAAAAGACTGGGTGGAGCACCGGCAAATGTTGCCTTTCACGCCCACGCCATGGGAGCGGTATCATATATATTGAGTGCTGCAGGAGACGACAAACTCGGTTCCGAAATCAGAGATAAACTTTCGCAACTGGGCGTAGGTCTGGAGTATTTATCGACAAATGAGTATCCTACAGGCACTGTCGATGTCGAGCTGGATGTAAATGGTACGGCCGAGTACATCATAACAGAGAACACGGCATGGGATTTCATATCGTGGCAGGATGGTTTTGAAGAGCTTGCGGGCCGCTGCAATGCTGTCTGTTTCGGTTCTTTGGCACAAAGAAGCCCTGTTTCCAGGGCGACCATACGACGATTTCTGCAACACACTGCGAAAGACTGTCTGAAGGTTTTCGACATAAACTTAAGACAATCATTCTACAGCGCCGAAATAATAGAAGAATCACTGGCTGCAGCTAATATCCTGAAACTCAATGATGGAGAGTTGGAAGTAATTTCAGAAATGCTGGGCATACACGGTGATCAAGAATCTCGGTTGAACCAGATATTGAAAAAATATCAACTGCACTTTGTTGCATTGACAAGGGATTCAAAGGGGAGCATCATGCTGAGCAGTGATGAGGTGAGTTATTGCCCTGGTTTCCCTGTGGATGTGAAGGATACTATAGGGGCCGGTGATGCTTTCACGGCTTCTACGATAGTGAGTAGATTGCAAGGGTTGAGTCTCGATGAAACAAATATATTAGCCAACAGGGTAGCAGGTTTTGTTTGCGGCCGCGCCGGCGCAACTCCCCAGCTTCCCGCCGAGTTGACTGGCGGATTCAAGCGGACACATTCTGAAAGAGCAAAGATCGAACTAAAGAGCAAACGCGGGCGAGATGATGAGCTGCTTACGAAGAAGCGCGGCTAG
- a CDS encoding RNA polymerase sigma factor, producing the protein MYGKQLELIKSAKLGCRESENALAALTAGQLRSYIYRLTLDEHLTQDLVQESCVIVFKRLHKLKRPEAFWSWTRRIATNVVRDHYRRNKDREAVSDKFEDLKDMNSDTHDGLASVVAEEWKQAVVSAMEDLKPVHREVLVLRCYEQLDYSEIAQQTNSSEISVRMRFVRAKRSLAKKLAKRGLGKSSLVIGLALFGKMTAPSVAAADGIAVTPATMNAGVVATLAGAMCTRTALITAVAGVTIAGAAVLKEGPSVLAKDSPHLASKKAVLADGAAQIQHMRSFFYYPDADSDSFVCRRMLRKGGAYYTEWLHNTSGTYHYDVNSNIVFLNNFNYFNRDLSVVRLPTDPPNMSRFISEIEGSDGTFTVVERGDDDTVIVMERGPDGIEPYVFEHPNSMQEDYFKGTWPVHSEVIDARDHLHRKGWCTFQITGHWNGMNVSGEGRMPFVQQQLEQNEPAFFLRSDDWILTQHSGSGSQVVLNTGETLNAGQSFFDQIGQPWKGLHCVDVIRRAAARRQMPFEHVLSDNGDKAWIDVYSSLYRVRYAVRLWDDLVESIELFARDGDGSKLGELRISYSATENELDEFEVSNNYSEYDMAGKLEEPWTFWLASQASN; encoded by the coding sequence TTGTACGGAAAACAACTGGAGCTTATAAAAAGCGCCAAACTTGGGTGCAGGGAAAGCGAAAATGCCCTGGCAGCGTTGACTGCGGGTCAATTGCGCTCATACATCTACCGTTTGACGCTGGACGAGCACCTGACTCAGGACCTCGTTCAGGAAAGTTGTGTGATTGTATTCAAACGGCTGCACAAGCTCAAGCGTCCCGAGGCTTTCTGGTCCTGGACGAGGCGTATTGCAACAAATGTCGTTCGCGATCACTACCGAAGGAATAAGGATCGCGAGGCCGTTTCTGATAAATTCGAGGATCTTAAAGATATGAACAGCGACACACATGATGGTTTGGCTTCCGTAGTGGCTGAGGAATGGAAGCAAGCGGTTGTGTCCGCGATGGAGGATCTCAAACCCGTCCACCGCGAAGTCCTGGTACTGCGCTGTTATGAACAATTGGACTATAGCGAAATCGCTCAGCAGACCAACAGCTCCGAGATCAGCGTCCGTATGCGCTTTGTTCGTGCCAAGAGATCACTTGCAAAGAAATTGGCCAAAAGGGGACTGGGTAAAAGTTCCCTCGTCATTGGCCTCGCTTTATTTGGTAAGATGACCGCTCCTTCAGTTGCCGCTGCTGATGGCATTGCCGTTACTCCAGCCACCATGAACGCCGGGGTTGTCGCAACACTTGCAGGTGCCATGTGCACCCGAACTGCCTTGATCACGGCAGTTGCAGGCGTCACAATTGCCGGGGCCGCAGTCCTTAAAGAAGGACCATCTGTCTTGGCAAAGGACTCCCCTCACCTGGCCTCAAAAAAGGCTGTGCTCGCTGATGGCGCCGCCCAGATCCAGCATATGCGTTCTTTTTTTTACTATCCCGACGCTGACAGTGACTCCTTCGTATGCCGAAGAATGCTCCGGAAAGGCGGGGCCTATTACACCGAGTGGCTGCATAACACCAGTGGAACCTATCATTACGATGTCAATTCAAACATCGTTTTTTTGAACAATTTCAACTACTTTAATCGCGACCTCTCTGTAGTCCGGCTCCCCACAGATCCGCCGAATATGTCGCGATTTATCTCTGAAATTGAAGGTAGTGACGGTACATTCACGGTTGTTGAGCGTGGCGATGATGACACCGTTATCGTAATGGAGCGGGGCCCTGATGGGATCGAGCCCTATGTCTTTGAGCATCCCAACTCCATGCAGGAGGACTATTTCAAGGGTACCTGGCCGGTGCATTCTGAAGTGATAGACGCAAGAGATCACCTGCACAGAAAGGGTTGGTGCACTTTTCAAATCACTGGCCACTGGAATGGTATGAACGTCTCCGGAGAGGGGCGAATGCCCTTTGTCCAGCAGCAACTCGAGCAGAACGAGCCCGCTTTCTTTTTGAGATCCGACGATTGGATACTGACACAGCATAGCGGTTCGGGCTCGCAAGTTGTACTGAACACCGGAGAAACGCTTAACGCAGGTCAATCCTTTTTCGACCAGATTGGCCAACCCTGGAAAGGCCTGCACTGCGTGGACGTCATAAGAAGGGCCGCCGCCAGACGTCAGATGCCTTTCGAGCATGTCTTGTCTGACAATGGTGATAAAGCCTGGATCGATGTTTATAGCAGCTTATATCGGGTCAGGTATGCAGTGCGCCTCTGGGATGACCTTGTCGAAAGCATCGAGTTGTTTGCCCGTGACGGTGATGGATCAAAACTGGGTGAACTCAGAATATCATATTCCGCAACCGAAAATGAGTTGGACGAATTCGAAGTTTCTAATAATTATTCTGAATACGACATGGCCGGCAAGCTGGAAGAACCCTGGACATTCTGGCTGGCATCTCAGGCATCGAACTGA